Part of the Pseudodesulfovibrio hydrargyri genome is shown below.
ATCAGCGCCCAGAAGATCAGGGAGAGCACGCCCAGGACGTTCTCCGGGGTGACCGCGATGCCGTAGTCGCCGTGGAAACACTCGCGCAGGGCGTACAGCGGGCTGGTCCCGATGTCGCCGAAGACCACGCCCAGCGCGGCCAGGGAAAGCCCTGCCAGCCGTTTTCCGGTTGGATTGTCGGTATGTTCCATCGAAGCTCCGGGTTGCGTGGCCGGGCCCGGATTTCAGGCCCGGCGCGAAACAGCATACAGCCATCCGCGCCCGGGGACCACCCCCCTGTGCAAACGGCCCGCAAAGGCCCGAAATACGGGGCTTGACCACCGCGCCACGCTCTGTCATCAATTTGAATGACACAATGAAAACCTCCGGGGGGGTGGTGCAATGAGCAAGAAAGTTCGCAGTGTCCGTGTTCCCAAGGAATTGGAAACCCTGAACCTTTCGGGTATAATCCGGGAGTGCGAGAGCCACCTGCGTGACCTCGAATCCGCCACCCTGCTCAAGCAGCAGGGCAACCAGGAGGCGGCCGAGGCGCTGATGAAGACGCGCCAGGCCGACCTGGGCCGCAAGATCGGGAAACTGGTCTGGGAGGCCCGAGTGCAATACGGAAAATCCAGAGAGGACTGATATGAAAGCGAAATCCGCAGCGGAGTCCGAGGTGGTCATGACCCATCTCGTTCTGCCCCAGGACGCCAACCCCGCAGGCAACCTGCACGGCGGCGTCATACTCAAACACGTGGACACCACCGGCGGCGTGGTCGCCAAACGCCACTCGCGCAGCAATACCGTGACCGTGTCCATCGACCGCATGGCCTTCAAGCAGCCCGCCTACATGGGCGAACTGCTCATCTTCAAGGCCAGCCTCAACCACGTGGGCCGCACCTCCATGGAGATCGGCGTGCGCG
Proteins encoded:
- a CDS encoding acyl-CoA thioesterase, translated to MKAKSAAESEVVMTHLVLPQDANPAGNLHGGVILKHVDTTGGVVAKRHSRSNTVTVSIDRMAFKQPAYMGELLIFKASLNHVGRTSMEIGVRVEAENLRTGEVRHTNSAYLTYVALDDNGKPAEVPPLKLETETAKRRYREAELRRENRKRERELEEGKRVCPTKE